The Cynocephalus volans isolate mCynVol1 chromosome 12, mCynVol1.pri, whole genome shotgun sequence sequence tgttttgtcCTTAATTTTACCAGTATCTTCCATATCTTTCTTAGGAAGTTatacttatttaaaattcttgatgTTTCTGTTTGAATGATTCTTCTTGATATTATATATTGTCCAGTATGTAATCCTGTTTCCCCCTATCCTCCGAGTGGATCTGTTCCTCAGATGGGTGGTTGTTTTAACTTCAGAGCAAATGACCCTATCATCTAGTAATTTGTATGAGTAGAAGCTTAATTCCTGATTTGTGACATTCTAGGTTAATTTAAAGAAATGGGTGAAGAAGATCCTTAGACCAGACAAATCAAGTCACTACAGAGCTGTTCTTAACCATCTCTTTGTTACACTttataaaatggtttaaaaaattccttttttcttttgaattttacttAAATCTCTTTGCAATAAGTGGCATTGGGAGAACGCTACCTCTTTAGATTCATAGTCCATGAGTCCACAAGCTCTGGGGGCTTTAAGGAGAGGCAACAGAAGGATGAATGCCCAAGTATGTCAGCTCAGTCCTCACTCAGAttcatcatctcaccccagcagTGCTATGATATTACCCTGAAAATACTAGATAGCTAAAGCTGTTTCTTTTGATTCTTGTCACAGTAATAACAGGAGGAATAAAACTCACCAATTTATATACTTAGATACTGAACTTTCCAGTAGCTCGGCCTCAAAACCAGTGAAGTCATTCTTTGCCCTTATCTATGACATAGACTGCATTCCAAGTGTGTATTAACACAAAGCCAGCCTAGATGAATAGTTCTGAGACAGTATGACTTGTCTGTTTTTTTGGACAAGCTCATTTAGAAGGTGATATATTCCTACACAAATTCATTTCTAAATGCTTAGATTATGAAGGCTGGGTGAAGTCCTGCCTAGCTATCTTAAACTTTGACTTGCATGAAGTACCCTCCTTCCCTGTCTCGGCATATATTCCTTCTTTGTCACATATATCCAGGGCACAGGGAGTTGATgttagcccatttttaaaaacttactgcCAAGTATTCAGATGGCTTTATAAGTGTAGGTAAGACCTTCACTGACCTGGCTATCCAAGCATGCAACTGGATCTAAGAGGAGTGGAAATTGGCTGGCCTTGCTTCAGAAGAATTTCAAGTAGAATGACCATCATTTTCACAGTCCCAGTTATATCAAACCAATCaattaagaaactgaggcaaaaatataaaacaaagagtttattTGGGCCAAAATTTAGGATTCCAACCCAGGAAACACAAACCCAAGTTGCCAAGAGAAGTCAgcaatacttaaagaaaaaaagataaaatttaaatggGCGGTTCCAAAGTTGTTTACCAAGAATTTACATTGCTTTACTAAAATAGCGTAAGACTGATTGGCTATACATTGGTCTTTATGACATAAATTCCAGAAACATTGCAACAAAGAAAGTGTGAGGGTTTTATTGTACAAGTTGTAGTAACATTTGGGTAGTTTGTAACCATTGGGGCAGCGACTAGTCTGGGAAACAGTTACCAAAATGTGCAATTTAGTAATTACCCGAGACAAAGGTGAGGGAGGGGTGACTGAAGCCCTATGCTTATGTCTCCCTGGACCTGTTAAATTCAGCAGACCTCACATTTGTTAGATTGTTCTGAGATACTATCTCAAATTAAATACCTATTCTTTCCAGTTAAGCCCAATTACTTAAAAAGGATATTGTTATCATGTGATTATACTAGATATTATTCACTAAACATTAAGTACTGgctctgttttaatatttttacatgtgttatctcatttaatgcttgAAACTACCCTATGAGTTTGACactattattatccacattttagagatgagaaaggtGAGCCTTGGAGAAATCAAGTGAGTATCTCCAGGTGACTCTGGGAGAAAGTTGAGAATCTGGGATTTGAACTATAGTCTATGTTTTAAACCATTGTATGGCATTGCTTCTACTTTACCATAGGTTTTGGTAGAAATGTGGATGTAGGGGAACTTAATAATTCAGGTGTGGCTGTTTAAGAACATTTATGTGCCAATCGAAAGGTAGCTCAGTAGATTGGGAATATGTTGAAAGTTATCGCTAATCTGTAGCAATCAAAGAAAACCAGATATTCAAAATAGCAGCAGCTTTgcataaaatacttttaattaaaaatataatacagtcTCCAATATTTATTGTGCTTCTGAAAATTTGCTCTCATGATCAGTCCAATCCACCTTGTTCCTTAAATGCTTGAAAAACATAATTCTACTTAATTTATAAAGCATGTACATACACTAGATTATGTTTCTCTCATATCCCAAAAGTAACCAACATCCTACCTGTTAggatactatttatttttatttttattctttttctaaaaagatgactggtaaggggatcttaacctttgacttggtgttgtcagcaccacgctctcccaagtgagccacaggttggcCCTAGGATATTATTAAACTATGTAGAAGtgctcagattttaaaaaagttGTTACTTCCATTGAAGTTGAGGTGCTATCACCACCTAATCAAATCTGAGTTGTTATTACTTTGAATACATGTATAGAGTTTTTGGTAGGGTAGTCTATTCCCAGTTGGTTTTCAAGACTCATATTTTGGCACATTTTAGATATAAAACTGTGTTGatactttatattctttttcattttacaaaacagTTACCCATgatatgtgtaaataaaaagcagaaatttaggaaaaagttaaagaaatggAGCCATATCACAgaatttgtcttttctaataTCTATTAAAAGTAAATTAGAAGGTGAAAGTAAAATcataataggaagaaaaaaaatcatcagaaacTACCAAAGAAGAGGAAGCTGATTGCATGCCATTAACTCAAAAAGATGTCagctaagaaaagaaacaatagattCTGTCTAGGAGAAGTGAGAGGCTTCTAACCTTGCCTCTAGAGGCCTCTTCTAACCATAATGTCTAGATGCGATGTGATgcattcagggtggtatggccatatACCTAACCATAACCTCTAGAAAAAAGACATGTTAAGTTGACAAAATCTTGATAACTTTTTCCTCATCTGGAGAAAAGTCGACTAaatgtatattcttttaaaaaaattttcctcttattgtgaagtatgcataaaacaaatgtacttcacagggcctggttttccgaagccttgcagtttcaaatattgactttgcaaaggaaaggaaaatttccccaggctatatagtctctgttgtaagataaagaattgtaacacagcaagattgctggctcaaagacagacaggttactgattgatatgtaaagatactgggaaattgctgtaagaagagaatgtttgctaaaatcaagcttttgtcaGTGGATTGATTTaactgcattatagaatgtcaccttactgaatgttaccagcttctattgttaaacttgttaaactatgcTTAGCAAAAACcctgcctatgttttcttcccgGAACTTCCtggaagaataaatgcaggaagagaaccctaatttgtggttaatttcccaaatggaaggaatgcctctctcttgagggttctgggagattaacccctttttggggcttctcactgctcagaagagatgggctttgagtaatctttggcagctctgtcacccaggggaaaaggggtgacaaatccatgggaggcaaagcaacatcttATGAAAGGATGGAAGTTGCAATGGCTACAattgaaacataaataaaaaaagggaGGAGAATGATAATTATTGACACTTGGATGGAAGAACAGTCTTCAGGGCTCTATGATGAAGAATTGTGCCAATTCTACATTCCCCTCAAAACAATGCTAATAATATCTCTTCTTTCTTAAAACTTCTCTTGACTCACCAATGCCCAACTAACTCCATAGTTTGTAGTTATGTATTTTTATgatctgaccttttttttttcactctaaaTTCTTATCCTCCTATTCTCCTTAATAAgcaatatattttgctttttaaattttaaatcatttctggAAAACAGTCCATTCTTTCTAATTGTTCTTTTTATGGATTCTCATTTACCCTTCTCTAATAACACTTgctatgttattttgttttttgtaaatttatCAGATAAATTTACAGTTAACATACCTTTCTTTCACTCTAGACTGTAGATTCCTTGAAATTAGGACAtatactttcatatttttatcctTAAGGGCCAGTCCAGTACTTGAGATAcagaagaaaatacatatttattaagtgaaaatatattttcattaaaatgtattctattttttaaaaatctttacagTCTTTTCGATAGCATCCTTGAAGGCTTGCTTCACTTGCTGATTTCTTAGAGTATAAATGAAGGGGTTCAACAAGGGGGTAACTGAAGTAATTAGCACAGCTATTCCTTTGTTGAAAGCACCTCCTTCTTTTGCAGAAGGATTAATGTACATAAACATGCAGCTGCCATAAGACAGGGAGATGACAATCATGTGGGATGAACAAGTGGAAAAGGCCTTTGTCCTTTGCTGGGCAGAGGGGATCCGCAGAATGGTCCTGATAATGTATGTGTAAGAAAGTGTCACCAGCACCAGAGTAACCACAAGAGTCACAACAGCTAAGAGGATGACCGTCAGTTCTAAGAAGCTTGTGTCAGAGCAGGCAAGCTCCATGAGGGGCCCATAGTCACAGTAATAGTGATTCAGAACATTGGAGGCACAGAAATCTACCTGGCTCATCAGGATGATTGGTGGTAAGATAGCTAGGAATCCCCCTAGCCAGGAGAGGAACACAAGTTGTATGCAGACCCTGCTGCTCATAATGGTCAGGTAATGCAggggtttgcagatggccacgtAGCGATCATAGGACATGGAGGCCAGTAGGTAAAACTCTGTTGCTCCAAGAAATATAGCAAAGAAATATTGAGTCAAGCAGCCAGCAAAACTGATGACTTTATTTCCTGTTGTCATACTGGTCAGAAATCTGGGAATAAAAATGGAtgtgaaagaaatttctaagagGGAGAAGTTTCGGAGGAAGAAATACATAGGGGTCTGGAGGTGGGGGTCTCGTAAGGTCAGAATGATGATAACCAGATTTCCTAGGACACTTAGCATATAGgtgaggaacagaaagataaatatcatcaCCTGTAGTTCAGGTTGACTTGTAAGGCCCAACAGAATAAACTCAGTAAACATGGTCCTGTTTTCATTGTTGACCTTCAGTAGATCTAAAGGGAAAAGGTGACAATGATGAAGACAAGAGTTTATCAGAGTAGGAGAGATAAAACTGATCTGATTTTAACCAACAGATCAATCAGGTAATACACTACTGTCCACCCAGTTGGCCCAAACCAGTGTCCCACTGGACTGCACTTGGCTCCATGGAAGCCCTATATCTTCTATGTAAGTGACCTGATTCCTACAGTCTTTGTAATTCTGCAAGTTGACCTATTCCTGGGCACTTAACAAAATGTATTATAGAATAATCACtcaaatttttttcagaagagTGAGTTTTTGAACCTATTCTTTCGTCTGAAAATGTTTATGAAATCTCCACGTTTAAAGCACTTTCCTCTGACTCCATTCATCTCTCTTACTTCTGTTCTCTTGGTAGAAATATCTCTACCTGCttctgttttctgtgcttttctgtttctttcttttctctccctgcacTATTTGATGCTTTCTTGTTTAATGTCCAAACCTCTGACATTCTTCTTTCAGAAAAAAGCAGGAATTTCCCCACACAGGCAATGCTGAAGTAAGGCTCAGGCATTAATAAGTCATATTATTTAGCATTTTCTGATATGCTTCTCTGCCACATTCAGACTCTCCCAGGTATTGGTTTGAGATATATCCCTGAGAACAGAGATCTTTATAGATCTGTAGGCAATACTGCAAAGTGGATTTTGCTCAAAGTCTTAAAGAGTCCTCAGTGGCATTTAAGTGTGACAGTTCATCATGACCCAAATTTCCCTGTCCTCTATTCTTGGCAGGCATACAGAAACCAGGAAGAGAGACATCTGTGTTTTTGACAATTAAGAGTCCTTTTCAGATAAATTGGTAATTCCCAGTGAAAGAAACTTTGGTGGTGGTGTCCTGTATACATCTTAGATTTTTCTAAGAGGCAAAGATAATCTAAAGGGGCCCCTCTAATTTGCATGCATATGGGTTAGAAAAATCATATCATCATAATCATTTTTGTCAAtctcctcattttttttaaatacagcttGTGGAGATACTAGGTGATATTAAACATTGACTTGGATCTCCCACagcccttccttccctttttataCTAACCTGTTGTCTTTGGCAAATATTGcattttcttccagattttcacaATTGGTTGATTTTATTATCCATGTTTATAGAATGATAACATCAGTGACTTTAAAAACATAATGCTCACACCTTTGACAATCTGAATGATTGCAGTGAGCTGTTTACATTGTTGTTCCTAAGAGGTAAATTAAAGGTGAGATATGCCATGTGAATCTCTGAATAGTGTAAACTGTAACTTGTTTTTATTGGCTTCTCATCAACATTCTACCCTTATCTTAATGCAAATATCCAAGTTCACGGGGCTTAACTAGGAAAGAAGAATATTATCTTCCATTCTAAGAATCCATGCCAGAATCAAATCACAGTTCCTGAGAGACACAGTCATTCACATgcataataaaaaggaaaaacagacaccCCCCAACAGTTATAGAATTAGAAGAGAACACTTTAACAGACTGACAATTCCTTAGCGTTTCTGTTCTAAGAGAGATTATGTTGAAGTCCTGAGAAGGCACAGTAGGGGCTTCTTTGCAGTTTCTGTACTAGCTAGAGTGACACAGGTTTTATCTGCTCTTTTTAGAGCAGGCACATGGGAATCAATTTCCTGAAGAAGCTGAAGAAGCCCTGTGGACCCAAGTTCAAAACCTGCTAATGAACCTCAATTGTTGACAACTTTGAGAACAAATCGTAAACATATGGCTGAGAAGAGAGGCTCCAGAGAGACCATGAAATAAGGGTTCCTGTAAGAGAATGTGCCACAGCCATGAGGTTTGTGAAGTCGAGAGCAATGGAGAGAGACCTCTGGGGATGGGTATGTCTGTCCTAGTCATTGTTCCTATTGTCTCACCATTTAATAGCTGTGTTTGGCCAGTGCTCAAATCTGGTATAGGTGAATGGCTCTTCACAGTGGATTATCATAACTTTAATGCCGTGGTATCCTCCATTAAAAGCCACATCCCTAAATTACTGACTCCATCCAATTAACAATTGCAAAATAGTTTGCTGTTACAGATTTGGCTAATGTGTTCTATTCAATGCATAGTTCAACAGCCTCTCAGAAGCAATTTGCCTTCACATTTGAAAGAACAATATATTTTACTCACTTCCCCATGGGATAGCTCAACAGATCTGCCAGCACACAGAGTCTTTCAGGCAAGATATTAACCACATCCAACTTTTCCCAGGAGCACACGTATAACATTATATTGATAACATCCTCATATGAGGAAATTCAAAGGATACACTCAAATGGGATATACAAACACTTGTCATAGAATTTTCCAACTGGGATTGGGCCACTGTGTCCCATAACATTCAAGGCCCTGACTCAGCAGAAAAATTTCTGAGcatgaggcacagaaagagaaataccgcatgtcctcacttgtaagtgggcactaaaaaatgaacaaataaatttaaaaaaagaaaaatagaaagatacaacaatcacaataatgcattgaactttcgaAAGGAGAGCACAGTCGTGAGGTTACCaggggtgggaaaaggggaaggggaggagtaagggaagaattgataaagggccacgaaaaatgattacattatataatgtttaatatactaattgtcctgatttgagcattaaaTATTGCACACAGGTTATGATAACTCAACTCTAATGCAATcaactgtgttacaataaaaaaaattcttaagtagCATGCCTCAAGGAACATTGTTGTAGATCAAGTCATTTTATCACTGTAATAAGGAATCTACCTTTATAAAAGTTCATGAGGTAACCCCCTTTGTAAATCAGAGAtccattttgtaaagaaaataattgctttaTCATGTAAAATAGTTGATACCTAATTTCTCTCTGTAGCAAATATTTTCATGTCTATGattatcataaaaaaaaatattctgggcATGATCCATACCTGACCCAGTGAGTAATCAACTCCTCACCTTCATCAGCACCCATTGCTTTAAAGTGGACTCAACACTTGCTGTGTTTATTTGGGTTTCAGAGGCAATACatccctcatttaaaaaatttttttaagttcactATGCTGGTAATTTACAAATCATCCCAGTTAGAAGGGGCCACCCAAGAACATACGGCTCTAGAATCCATTTAAATTGTATACAACAGGCACGTGCATTAGTGCCTCCCAGAGACTCCTTCACTGTAGATGCTTTAACATCTTCTGTTTCCTTGTGCAGTCTCTGCATCAGCTGTGATGGCCACAGATTGTTCATGGGCTTCAGTTGCAAGAAACTACCTTCCTCAGCTCTGTCCTACACACCATTAGGGTGGCAGCTATTAGCTGATACTGGGCCATTCTGGAGATGAAACACATTGTTAGTGCCAACCAGGAAAAATTTAAGATACTCCCTACGTACATGCAACAGACAGGCAATGGTTTGGATGCTTTACATGAGATGTGTTGTAAAGTTTCATGTCTCATTTTTTTGgggagaattatttatttatttatttatttattatttatttttatcggaacataattgattaaacgtatttgtggggtacagagttgaatatcaatacctgtgatcaaataaggataattactatattcaccattacaaaacataatcattctttgtgtccattagtcAATTTTTCTTTAACCCCCTTCCCACTCCTCCTTTTCAACCTCTAGTAACgatggttctgttctctccttttgaaagttcaatgtattattgtgattgttgtttgtttgt is a genomic window containing:
- the LOC134391675 gene encoding olfactory receptor 6C4, producing the protein MGADEDLLKVNNENRTMFTEFILLGLTSQPELQVMIFIFLFLTYMLSVLGNLVIIILTLRDPHLQTPMYFFLRNFSLLEISFTSIFIPRFLTSMTTGNKVISFAGCLTQYFFAIFLGATEFYLLASMSYDRYVAICKPLHYLTIMSSRVCIQLVFLSWLGGFLAILPPIILMSQVDFCASNVLNHYYCDYGPLMELACSDTSFLELTVILLAVVTLVVTLVLVTLSYTYIIRTILRIPSAQQRTKAFSTCSSHMIVISLSYGSCMFMYINPSAKEGGAFNKGIAVLITSVTPLLNPFIYTLRNQQVKQAFKDAIEKTVKIFKK